Genomic segment of Chloroflexota bacterium:
GCTGCGAAAGACGCCCAAGGCCGAGATTCAGCGGCGCGTGGCCGAGGCCGCCGACATGCTGAACATCAGCGAGTTGATGGAGCGAAAGCCGCGTGCGCTTTCCGGTGGCCAGCGGCAGCGCGTGGCGGTTGGGCGGGCCATCGTGCGCGACCCGGCCGTGTTCCTGATGGACGAACCGCTGTCCAACCTGGACGCCAAGCTGCGCGTGCAGACGCGGGCCGAGCTGATTCGCCTGCACGAGCGTTTGCAGGCCACGGTGATCTACGTGACGCACGACCAGATGGAAGCCATGACCATGGGCACGCGCATCGCGGTGCTGCGGGACGGCGTCTTGCAGCAGTTGGGACCGCCGCAGGAGGTCTATGCGGCGCCGAGCAACGTGTTCGTAGGCGGATTCATCGGCAGCCCGGCGATGAACTTTTTCGACGCGCGCATCTCGGGCGAGGACGGCTTGTGGGTGGAAACGGAAACGCTGCGCGTTCCCGTACCGCCCGACCGGCGAGATGCCGTGGCGCCCCATGCCGGCAAGGACGTGATCTTCGGCATCCGTCCGGAAAACATCGTCGACCCGCAGTTCGCGGCCGGCGGCGTGACGCACGAGGCGACCATCACGGCGACCGTGGACGTGATGGAGCCGCTAGGCAGCGAGGTCATTCTCTACATGCTGGCGGGCTCGGACTCATTCGTCGCCCGCGTCGACCCGCGGACCACGGCGCAGGCCAATCAGCCCTTCGAGCTGGCCTTCGAGATGGACCGCATGCACCTGTTCGACCGCGCGACGCAGGAGGCGATTGCGTAGGAGCGTTCCGGTCACGGACCGCTCAGCATTCGGCGGCGGCCGCGGACATCGGGCAGCGCGCATGGCCTGCCAGGGCGGCCTTCGCGCTCCTCCGTGGTCGAACCGACGCCCGCGCTCCGAGATGCGCCGACCGCCGATGTTCAATGCCAACGCGCGGACCGTCCTATGGGGCGCCCTGGGTCACCGTGCGTCCCTCGCCGAAATACAGGTCGCCGATGAAACGATCCGCCAAGTCGGCGGCGGCGGGAGCATCGGTCATGAAGGCAAAGATGAGGTGACATAGCCCAATTTCCATCCCCTCACAGTTGCCGGGAGACACCTTTCCCTGGCCGCTGTCATGAAGTCTCCAGAAGCCTCTGAGGAATAGATCCTCGCCCAAACCGAAGTAGAGGTTGTGAAACATCAGCGCACCGTTGAAGTAGTGACATTCATGCCAGTCGGAAGAAAGGTCGAGAATCCTCGTGTCTTCGCATCGGTCTTGAAGGGGCCTGATCCTTCCCGACCCCATGACGCCGGTTCGCATTTCGAGAAACACCGCGGCCCCTTCACAAATCCAGCTGGGGCATGCGTGCCAATAGTAGTGCGCGACCTCATGATGAATCGTAGGTTTCAGACTGTTATGGAAATAGTGATTCCGATCGTCATATCCCTCACGTATTGCGATATGCGACCCAACGAACAATCCACCCCACGGATCAACGACTTCTGATACGTGCAAGGCAATATATCTGGTTGGGAATGGCCGTTTCATGGCCGCTTCGACGGAGCGCACGGCTCCTTCCAAGTAGGTCATGGTGACTTCTTCGCCAAGTCTGGTTCGAATGACGGCCAGGATCGTTGGCCCAGTGTGCGGAAGCACTATGTGCCGCTCCTCGATCCATACCCTGCTTGGATCAAGCATGGCATCCAGGAGTTCCGGTTGGTCGACCACGACATACCAAAGAACGGTGACAATCTTGGCATGGTGATCGGTAATCCCGCCCTGACCCACGAGGTGCGAGACAATCCGATGCAGATAGTTTCGATCATGGGCGCCTATTCGATGCAAGCTCTCGACGGCTAGCGCGTCAAATGGTTCGATCGAATCGAGAAATGGCATTTGCGTCAGATAGAAGGCAATGGTGGGTTCGGTGGTTCCCGGCTGGATCTGATTGAGGGCTTGTCGTTCGTCCCTCGCGATGATGATCAAATCGTCGACAAGGCCGACTTCTTCGTCCGTCAAGCCGTCTGCCACCCACGGTTTTCGAAGAAGCGATCCAACTAGATTGGGGTCGTCCCGGGCGACGTCGGTCACACCGTTGATAAAGTCGACGTCTTCATCCGTCACACTGTCCATGACCCACGGGAATTGAATCAGCGAATCTACGAGATCAGGAAAATGGGCCGCGTGACGAATGAGTTCTTTCAGCAAGTCACGTTCGATCTGGCTTAATCCGTCTTGAGCCCATGGCAGCTCCGCGATATCGGCCAGGGTCTTGAATTCGAGGACGGTTTCTTGGCTCGGTTGATTGCGTATGGATCCATCCAAGGGATCTTCAATCAGGCTTCGCAGCAACGGCTCTGATGCGGCGAAGACTCGTTGCAGTTGGCTGATGGCGGATTGCTCCAAGGGTGTGATTCCATCGGCGACCCAGTCGAGCGTGGCGATGATGGCTGGGAGCCCGGGATCGGATTCGTACCGGAGCACCTTGGCCGCTTCCGGAATGATCACGTTGCTGAGCTTCTTGACCTTGTCGGGCACGTTCTGGAGATTCACGCGGCCAACGGTGGTGCCGGGCGCGGGCACGTTCCAGATCACGAACACCGTGCGCTGCGCGCGGAGCATCTGCAGCCCCTGCGGCTGTCCGTTGACCTCTCGCTCTTCGTAGCGGATCGGCAGGCCGTAGAGGTTGAGCCAGTCCGGCTCGCTCAAGAACCGTGCCTTGATCGCCTCGTTTTGGTCCAAGAGCGCCAGGTGGTTCCGGATGATGGTGGCGAAGTCGGCGCCGCGGTCTGCCTCCAGCACCTGGTGGGGCGGGACGTTGGGTAGCTCGATCTCGGGATAGCGGTTCGCCAGGACGTCCAGGGTGTTGTAGTAGTTCATGCGCTGCTTACCGGGGTCCCACTGCAGGATCACCTTCTGAAAGGCCTGGAAGGTGAAAGGGCCGTTGGTCC
This window contains:
- a CDS encoding ABC transporter ATP-binding protein, which produces MASVTLDNVTKRFGDVVAVDDVSIEVQDREFLVLVGPSGCGKSTTLRMVAGLEELTGGNIYIGDRLVNDVPPKDRDIAMVFQSYALYPHMSVYDNLAFGLKLRKTPKAEIQRRVAEAADMLNISELMERKPRALSGGQRQRVAVGRAIVRDPAVFLMDEPLSNLDAKLRVQTRAELIRLHERLQATVIYVTHDQMEAMTMGTRIAVLRDGVLQQLGPPQEVYAAPSNVFVGGFIGSPAMNFFDARISGEDGLWVETETLRVPVPPDRRDAVAPHAGKDVIFGIRPENIVDPQFAAGGVTHEATITATVDVMEPLGSEVILYMLAGSDSFVARVDPRTTAQANQPFELAFEMDRMHLFDRATQEAIA